CTTTACTTTTAGATGAAACATATAATTGAGAAGCTGGATTATCACCAACAAGTATAGCTACAAGACCAGGTACTTTACCAGTTTTATCTTTTACTTCCTGTATTTTTAATTTTAATTCTTTTTTAATTTCTTCTGAGATTTTTTTACCATCGATTAATATAGCCATTTTATCGCTCAACTTTTTTTTCAAAATCCGGGAAAAAAATTCTTTCTATTTCTTTTGTTCTACCATTATTAGAATCAATCCTTAAAAAAACTCCACATAAGTGAACATTATCAACAGCCGGCTGGTATTTTTGAGGAGTTTGATACAGAAACCGATTTATTGCCGCATCTGTTTTCATACCAATAACAGAATCATAAGGACCTGTCATTCCACAATCAGTAATATAACCAGTTCCTTTAGGAAAGATTCTTTCGTCTGCTGTTTGCACGTGAGTATGAGTACCAATAATAGCGGAAACTTTTCCATCTAAATAATTAACAAGAGCAACTTTTTCTGCTGTAGCTTCGGCATGAAAATCTATAATTATTACATTTGTTTCCTGCTTAATTTTAGGAATTATCCAATCACTTGTTCTAAATGGGCAATCAATTGCAGCCATAAATGCTCTTCCTTGCAAATTAATTACTCCCACTTTTCCTTTTGGAGTTTCTAATATAAAATATCCATTCCCAAAAGTTCCTTTTGGATAATTGAGTGGTCGTAAAACTCTTGGATCTTTTTTAAGAAATTCTTGAGATTGATGTTTATCCCAGGTATGATTCCCACCAGTAATAACATTCACACCAAGTTCAAAAAGAATTTTGGCTTCTTTTTCGGTGCAACCTTTACCATCAGATACATTTTCACCATTAACAATAGTAACATCAGCTCTATACTTTTTTTGTAATGATGGGAGCCACATGTTTACTATGTTTAATCCTGGTTGACCTACTATATCTCCAATAAAAAGTATGTTTATATCCATATCTAAAACTTTTAATAAGAAATATATTGAAAATGGAAAGAATAACGAAATTACTATGTAAATAAAGAAAAAAAATTTTGTAAGAATTAATATCGATTCATTAATTATTTTGTTTTATTCTTGTTATAATCTCTAATTAAATAAGTGTTTATTAAATTTGTCAATAAAAAAATTATAACTATGGATTTAAAAGAAATCCCATTCGAAAAAGCTGATTATTGTGTATTTGATTTTGAAACAACAGGAACTTCTCCATCATTAGATAAAGTAATAGAAATTGGTATAGTGAAAATAAGTAAAGGGAAAATTATAGATACTTTTCAATCATTTATAAATCCTGGAAGACCAGTCCCATATTTTATAACATTAATGACTGGAATAACAAACTCGGATGTTTCAAATGCTCCATACTTTGAAGAAGTATATTATAAAATAAAGGAATTTGTAGGTGATTCTATTTTAGTAGCACATCATCTAAATTTTGATTATTCCTTTTTAAGAAATGAATGTGCAAATGCAAATCTGGAAATGCTAAACAATTATACTGTATGTACATTAAAACTTGCAAAGAGATTATTCCCTGAGTTACCAAGTAAATCTCTTGGCAGTTTAACCCGACATTTTAAAATCCGTCATAAAAATATTCATCGAGGGTTGGGAGATGCCTTAGCAACTGCAAAGATATTCTTAAAAATGTTTCCATATCTACGAAACGATCATAATGCAGATACTGTTGCTGATATCATAAATTTTCAAAATATTCCTGCATCCAAACCTTTCAAAATTATCAAAAAGAAATTAGCAAGTGATTATGCATCAATCCCAGATTCTCCAGGAGTTTATTTCTTTAAGAATTCAAAAGATGAAATAATTTATATTGGGAAAGCAAAATCACTTAAGCAGAGAATTAGCAATTACTTTTTAAATAATGTTCCCCGTAAAACAAAAGAAATTATTAGAAAAGCTCACCGAATAGATTTTCAAAAAACAAATACAGAATTAACAGCTCTTCTTGCAGAAGCCGAATTGATTAAAAAGTATAAACCAAATTTAAACACATTATTAAAAAGGTATTCCAATAATTACTTTATTCGAATTACTAATAACCATGAATACCCTAAAGTTGAAGTTGTATCCACTTTCGATTTTGATGGTAATGATTACTATGGACCCTATCCAAATAGAGATATTGCTAATTCAATTAAAGAAATAATTGATAAGACTTTTTTACTCAGAGAATGCACCGATAAAGATTTCAATAAAAAGAAAAAATGTTATTTAAGTGAAATTGAAAGATGTCTTGCCCCTTGTGTTTATGATATCAAAGATAAATATGAAAACGAATTAAATCTGGTGAATGATTTTTTAAGTGGACATAATCAATCTGCCATCGATAGACTTTTAAGAAAAATGAAGCAGTATAGTGAACAAAAAAAATATGAAGAAGCAGCTGCCACACGAGATACAATCAATTCGATCTTGAATCAATTACATAAAGCCTCGATACTCTCAGAACCCATAAATAAAGCAAAGGTATTGATTGAAATTGCCGGGACAAAGCACAACGATTATATTCTAATGCTTGAAGGAAAACTTTATATTAGAAATTTTATAATTGATGAAAAAAGTTTATTTGATGAAAAATTAGAAGATTATTTTGAAGGTACCAAAAATCTTTTTGATGAAGTTACACCGGCAGATCTTGAAAAAATGAAAATTTCTTTAAGCTGGTTAAGCAAAAACAGGCAGAGAATTAAAATTCATTATCTTAGTAAATATTCAGGGATAACAGAGCTTGCTAAAGATTTATTATTTTTATATCGTTAATTAAATTATCCTTATCAGGGAACAAACCTCATAATTAAATAACGAATTATATAAGCTGATAATAAAACAATTAAACCATAG
This is a stretch of genomic DNA from Rosettibacter firmus. It encodes these proteins:
- a CDS encoding TIGR00282 family metallophosphoesterase, coding for MDINILFIGDIVGQPGLNIVNMWLPSLQKKYRADVTIVNGENVSDGKGCTEKEAKILFELGVNVITGGNHTWDKHQSQEFLKKDPRVLRPLNYPKGTFGNGYFILETPKGKVGVINLQGRAFMAAIDCPFRTSDWIIPKIKQETNVIIIDFHAEATAEKVALVNYLDGKVSAIIGTHTHVQTADERIFPKGTGYITDCGMTGPYDSVIGMKTDAAINRFLYQTPQKYQPAVDNVHLCGVFLRIDSNNGRTKEIERIFFPDFEKKVER
- a CDS encoding exonuclease domain-containing protein; translation: MDLKEIPFEKADYCVFDFETTGTSPSLDKVIEIGIVKISKGKIIDTFQSFINPGRPVPYFITLMTGITNSDVSNAPYFEEVYYKIKEFVGDSILVAHHLNFDYSFLRNECANANLEMLNNYTVCTLKLAKRLFPELPSKSLGSLTRHFKIRHKNIHRGLGDALATAKIFLKMFPYLRNDHNADTVADIINFQNIPASKPFKIIKKKLASDYASIPDSPGVYFFKNSKDEIIYIGKAKSLKQRISNYFLNNVPRKTKEIIRKAHRIDFQKTNTELTALLAEAELIKKYKPNLNTLLKRYSNNYFIRITNNHEYPKVEVVSTFDFDGNDYYGPYPNRDIANSIKEIIDKTFLLRECTDKDFNKKKKCYLSEIERCLAPCVYDIKDKYENELNLVNDFLSGHNQSAIDRLLRKMKQYSEQKKYEEAAATRDTINSILNQLHKASILSEPINKAKVLIEIAGTKHNDYILMLEGKLYIRNFIIDEKSLFDEKLEDYFEGTKNLFDEVTPADLEKMKISLSWLSKNRQRIKIHYLSKYSGITELAKDLLFLYR